The following coding sequences are from one Candidatus Cloacimonadota bacterium window:
- a CDS encoding sodium ion-translocating decarboxylase subunit beta: MEIMLSALTQFQLSQLIMIVVGIVLIWLAISKKYEPALLLPIGFGTILANIPMSAAIGEHGPLTVLFKAGIDTELFPLLIFIAIGAMIDFTPLLKNPFMLLFGAAAQFGIFVTIVVAAAWGFDIKEAASIGIIGAADGPTSIYVANRFAPKLLGPISVAAYSYMALVPIIQPPVIRALTTQKERKIRMDYHSGDVPQTLKILFPIAITIVAGIFVPASLALIGFLMFGNLLRECKVLDSLSKSAQNELGNIVTILLGITIASKMQGESFLRPETLLIIVLGLVAFIFDTAGGVLFAKFLNLIRKDKVNPMIGACGISAFPMSARVIHQMGQKEDPFNFLLMPAVSVNVGGQISSVIAGGIILSLLA; encoded by the coding sequence ATGGAAATAATGCTTTCCGCCCTTACTCAGTTTCAGCTCTCACAGCTGATTATGATCGTTGTGGGTATTGTATTGATATGGCTGGCAATTAGCAAGAAATACGAGCCGGCATTGCTATTGCCGATAGGCTTTGGAACCATCCTGGCAAACATCCCGATGTCTGCGGCAATCGGAGAGCATGGACCCTTGACAGTTTTGTTTAAAGCGGGTATCGATACAGAGCTTTTTCCTTTGCTTATCTTCATCGCTATCGGAGCAATGATCGATTTTACACCCTTACTCAAGAATCCGTTTATGTTGCTTTTTGGCGCTGCTGCGCAATTTGGTATCTTTGTGACCATCGTGGTGGCGGCGGCATGGGGTTTCGACATCAAGGAAGCTGCTTCTATCGGCATCATCGGAGCTGCGGACGGGCCTACGTCGATATATGTGGCAAACCGCTTTGCTCCCAAGCTCTTGGGACCGATCTCCGTGGCAGCATACTCCTATATGGCTCTGGTTCCCATCATCCAACCCCCGGTTATCCGGGCTCTTACTACCCAGAAAGAGCGGAAGATCCGCATGGATTACCATAGCGGAGATGTGCCTCAAACTCTGAAGATACTATTCCCGATTGCCATCACCATCGTGGCGGGAATCTTTGTCCCCGCATCTTTGGCTTTGATCGGATTTCTGATGTTCGGCAATCTGCTGCGTGAATGCAAGGTATTGGATAGTCTGTCCAAAAGCGCTCAGAATGAACTGGGCAACATCGTTACCATCCTTTTGGGCATCACCATTGCCAGCAAGATGCAGGGAGAGTCTTTCTTGCGTCCGGAAACTCTGCTGATCATTGTATTGGGCTTGGTTGCGTTTATCTTCGATACTGCTGGTGGAGTGCTGTTTGCAAAGTTTTTGAACCTGATTCGCAAGGATAAGGTGAATCCGATGATCGGTGCCTGTGGTATATCAGCGTTTCCGATGAGTGCCCGGGTGATCCATCAGATGGGTCAAAAAGAGGATCCTTTCAACTTTCTGCTGATGCCGGCGGTTAGCGTAAACGTTGGCGGACAGATCAGTTCCGTGATCGCCGGAGGCATCATTCTGTCCCTCCTCGCATAG
- a CDS encoding cytidine deaminase: MNSELKELLEKAREAAKTAYAPYSGYKVGSAVKCADGSIFCGCNVENASFSLTICAERTAIFKAISEGHRDFKAIAIYVDSDKTFPPCGACRQVISEFAPDIPILYANWNETIESTMDKLLPGAFRL, encoded by the coding sequence ATGAATAGCGAACTTAAGGAACTACTGGAGAAGGCCAGAGAAGCTGCGAAAACTGCTTATGCGCCCTATTCGGGATATAAAGTTGGCAGTGCGGTCAAATGTGCTGATGGCAGTATCTTCTGTGGCTGCAATGTCGAGAATGCTTCCTTTTCACTTACCATCTGTGCCGAACGTACGGCGATCTTTAAAGCGATCAGCGAAGGACATCGAGACTTCAAAGCTATAGCAATCTATGTGGATAGCGACAAAACTTTCCCTCCTTGTGGTGCCTGCCGTCAGGTGATTAGCGAATTCGCCCCGGATATCCCCATACTATATGCAAACTGGAACGAAACCATAGAGAGCACTATGGACAAGCTCTTGCCAGGAGCTTTTCGACTGTGA
- a CDS encoding radical SAM protein gives MNEALLSGCRICPRECGVNRYKHKGFCQAPVELKINLAQLHYGEEPPISGTNGSGTVFFSHCNLRCVFCQNYVISREGHGHIISETELVDVFLDLEKQGAHNLNLVTPTQYSPQIKSALELAKQKGLGIPVLWNSSAYEKVDTLQSLEGLVDIYLPDYKYAHGIYAGKYSHAADYPEVAFTALKEMYRQVGHLRLNANSLAESGMMIRLLVLPHGLAGTKMSLKKIFYEFGPNMALSLMAQYYPAADAPQYPELSRGVLSNEYQELVELASELGFQRVYVQQLSSDDLWTPKFQIEDNTVSQTISQGKHG, from the coding sequence ATGAATGAAGCTCTGCTGAGTGGCTGTAGAATATGCCCCAGAGAATGTGGTGTAAATCGCTATAAACACAAGGGCTTTTGTCAGGCTCCAGTAGAACTCAAGATCAATCTGGCTCAGTTGCATTATGGTGAAGAACCGCCAATATCCGGAACTAATGGCAGCGGAACGGTATTTTTCTCTCATTGCAATCTGCGCTGTGTATTCTGTCAGAATTATGTGATAAGCCGGGAAGGGCATGGACATATCATCAGCGAAACAGAGCTGGTGGATGTTTTTTTGGATCTTGAAAAACAAGGTGCACACAACTTGAATCTGGTAACACCCACTCAGTATAGCCCGCAGATTAAGAGCGCATTGGAACTGGCCAAGCAAAAGGGACTAGGGATTCCGGTATTGTGGAATAGCAGTGCTTACGAAAAAGTGGATACCCTGCAAAGCCTGGAGGGCTTGGTGGATATCTATCTGCCGGATTACAAGTATGCTCATGGAATATATGCCGGAAAATACTCTCATGCTGCAGATTATCCGGAGGTGGCATTCACTGCTCTCAAAGAAATGTATCGCCAGGTCGGACATCTTCGTCTGAACGCTAACTCATTGGCAGAGAGTGGAATGATGATCCGATTATTGGTTTTACCTCACGGGCTGGCAGGAACAAAAATGAGTTTGAAAAAGATTTTCTACGAATTTGGCCCAAATATGGCACTTAGCTTAATGGCACAGTATTATCCTGCAGCGGATGCACCTCAGTATCCGGAATTGAGCAGGGGAGTTCTGTCCAACGAGTATCAAGAACTAGTGGAGCTTGCTTCCGAACTCGGTTTCCAGCGAGTGTATGTGCAACAGCTTTCCAGTGATGATCTCTGGACTCCGAAGTTTCAGATAGAGGATAATACAGTGTCACAGACCATAAGCCAAGGAAAACATGGATGA
- a CDS encoding N-acetylmuramoyl-L-alanine amidase, with protein sequence MNKLYCTMLILFAYTLMWGLRIQVQGESTRYNIPETEIDKVQYLAIKDLSSIFSCIQKHERTDQRLYLHIYGETFIFLEGTRYYSYKIDTFNMQYPLKRIGKHYYLPRIFFTEHLPIHFPGEHVYKDSILQIHKPVDHSVHVIVLDPGHGGKDPGAVGKILKAREKDINLSVAMKLKHMLETELGVRVMMSRSDDRFVSLGDRTKFANENKADLFVSIHTNASKSSASKGTETYYLSTAMTSDARAVEALENQVVEMYEGGASARSKYDDLDFILSDLSQTEHLESSNELASSVQQNLIAGTQAYDRGVKQANFYVLRGAFMPSVLIELGFISNPDEERLLVNDEYQQRLARTIFEGIKRFKFRYDRIRNT encoded by the coding sequence ATGAATAAACTATACTGTACGATGCTGATTCTGTTCGCTTACACCCTCATGTGGGGGCTTAGGATACAAGTGCAGGGAGAAAGTACCCGATACAATATCCCTGAAACAGAGATCGATAAAGTACAGTATTTGGCCATCAAAGATCTAAGCTCCATCTTCAGTTGTATCCAAAAGCATGAACGAACCGACCAGCGGCTCTACTTGCACATCTACGGTGAGACCTTCATCTTTCTGGAGGGAACCCGGTATTACAGTTACAAGATCGATACATTCAACATGCAATATCCCCTGAAGCGTATTGGCAAGCATTATTACCTTCCCCGTATCTTCTTTACGGAGCATCTGCCCATACATTTTCCGGGTGAGCATGTATATAAAGACTCCATTTTGCAGATTCATAAGCCCGTGGATCACAGTGTACATGTGATCGTGCTGGATCCCGGTCATGGCGGGAAAGATCCCGGTGCAGTGGGCAAGATTCTGAAGGCACGAGAAAAAGACATCAATCTGAGTGTGGCCATGAAGCTGAAACACATGCTGGAGACAGAACTGGGTGTAAGAGTGATGATGTCGCGTTCGGACGATCGTTTTGTCTCTCTGGGAGATAGAACCAAGTTTGCCAATGAGAACAAGGCTGATCTCTTTGTGAGTATTCATACCAATGCCTCAAAAAGCAGTGCTTCCAAAGGGACTGAGACATATTACCTCTCTACGGCTATGACTAGCGACGCCCGTGCGGTGGAAGCCTTGGAAAACCAAGTTGTTGAGATGTATGAGGGAGGTGCCTCCGCTCGTAGCAAATATGACGACCTGGATTTCATCCTCAGCGACCTTAGCCAGACAGAACACTTGGAAAGCAGTAACGAATTGGCTAGTAGTGTCCAGCAAAACCTGATCGCAGGCACTCAGGCTTATGACCGGGGAGTAAAACAAGCAAACTTTTATGTTCTGAGAGGTGCATTTATGCCCTCTGTCTTAATCGAACTTGGCTTCATATCAAACCCGGATGAAGAACGCTTATTGGTAAATGATGAGTACCAACAGCGTCTGGCCCGGACCATATTTGAGGGAATAAAACGCTTTAAATTCAGATACGACAGGATTCGTAACACATGA
- a CDS encoding ATP-binding protein → MTSANKKKSIKEELDTGLDMNLDPVAIAKNAFISNISHEIRTPMNAIMGFAQMLKSTELNPQQSDYLDVILDSGKKLLLLIGNLLDLSNLQMGKTNLHPVDCDLDKMIDRIWAQFRPLIAEKNLKPILDVQHDLPIAIVDEEKLERLLSFILTNAIKFTETGSVTLRIRLMDMSSEYPWLDIEVEDTGCGIEPDRLRYIFQVFEQADNSITRSYPGLGLGLGLSGKIVELLGGEISATSTVNIGSCFHLKIPVELH, encoded by the coding sequence ATGACTAGTGCAAACAAAAAGAAGTCAATCAAAGAAGAGTTGGATACCGGACTGGATATGAATTTGGATCCGGTAGCAATCGCAAAGAACGCTTTTATTAGCAACATCAGCCACGAGATTCGCACTCCCATGAATGCCATCATGGGTTTTGCTCAGATGCTGAAAAGCACAGAGCTAAATCCTCAGCAGTCTGATTATCTGGATGTAATCCTGGATAGCGGAAAGAAGCTTCTCCTGCTGATTGGAAACCTGCTGGATCTATCTAATCTGCAAATGGGCAAAACCAATTTGCATCCAGTTGATTGTGATCTGGACAAGATGATCGATCGGATTTGGGCTCAATTCCGTCCACTGATAGCGGAGAAGAACCTGAAGCCGATCCTGGATGTTCAACATGATCTCCCTATTGCCATAGTAGATGAGGAAAAACTGGAACGATTGCTATCCTTTATCCTCACAAATGCTATCAAATTCACAGAAACCGGATCAGTAACTCTGCGAATACGGTTGATGGACATGTCCAGCGAATATCCCTGGCTGGATATTGAGGTTGAAGATACTGGTTGTGGGATTGAACCAGATCGGCTTCGATACATCTTTCAGGTTTTTGAGCAGGCTGATAACAGCATCACAAGGTCTTATCCCGGTCTGGGGCTGGGCTTGGGATTGTCCGGCAAGATAGTGGAGCTTCTGGGCGGAGAGATCAGCGCAACATCCACTGTGAACATTGGTAGCTGTTTCCATCTGAAGATACCGGTGGAACTGCATTAA
- a CDS encoding DUF512 domain-containing protein yields MPLAIRSIEPGSLADEAGLQAGEIILEINGLAIRDFLELEFYASDYHLSFLLEDTAGIQKAVSIYRENTRPLGITPFEYKHRNCNNHCIFCFIDQMPPKMRKTLYVKDDDYIFSFVFGNYITLTNLKEEDLKRICDQHISPLYVSLHSTNNALRQKMIRSDKPMDAMKILRRLAQCGISFHIQFVCVPGYNDKDELRSSIRDLMDPDLNIESIGVVPVGLTKYREGLCELSTFDSATAVETLDIIADLRAQYDSGIIFAADEFYSLANREVSEDDFYMDYPQLENGIGMLRYTRTNFSKRKRAFLKELRQSDSAYLFACSQSAERWIRQIVKDLAKRLPDRSLVLQAIRNDFFGEHVTVAGLLTAQDIIQQINPKPNSTIVLPSCIFNHEGYTLDGKTIADLQRALGSKILVVDPLWDNWQRYN; encoded by the coding sequence ATGCCTCTGGCAATCCGATCCATTGAACCGGGTAGTTTAGCGGATGAAGCTGGCTTGCAAGCCGGTGAAATCATTCTGGAGATCAATGGTTTAGCTATCCGCGATTTCCTGGAGCTGGAATTTTATGCTTCGGATTATCATCTGAGTTTTCTGCTGGAAGACACAGCAGGAATCCAGAAAGCAGTAAGTATCTACCGAGAGAACACTCGTCCTTTGGGCATCACCCCTTTTGAATACAAGCACCGTAATTGCAATAACCACTGCATCTTTTGCTTTATCGACCAAATGCCCCCTAAAATGCGCAAGACCCTTTATGTAAAGGATGATGACTACATCTTTTCCTTTGTGTTTGGCAATTACATTACTCTCACAAACTTGAAGGAAGAGGATCTCAAGCGTATTTGTGATCAGCATATCAGCCCCCTGTACGTATCCTTACACAGCACAAACAATGCCTTGCGGCAGAAGATGATCCGTTCTGACAAACCGATGGATGCCATGAAGATACTACGTCGATTGGCACAGTGCGGCATCAGCTTTCACATTCAGTTTGTATGCGTTCCCGGTTATAATGATAAGGATGAACTGCGTAGCAGCATCCGTGACCTGATGGACCCGGATTTGAATATAGAGTCCATCGGAGTAGTCCCGGTAGGGCTTACCAAATACCGGGAGGGCTTGTGTGAGCTAAGTACCTTTGACTCTGCTACAGCAGTAGAGACCCTGGATATAATCGCAGACCTCAGAGCCCAATACGACAGCGGGATCATCTTTGCCGCGGATGAATTCTACTCTTTGGCAAATCGCGAAGTTTCCGAAGATGACTTTTATATGGATTATCCCCAATTGGAGAATGGCATCGGGATGCTTCGCTATACCAGGACAAACTTCAGCAAGCGTAAACGGGCATTCTTGAAGGAATTGCGCCAGAGTGATTCCGCTTATCTCTTTGCGTGTTCTCAAAGCGCTGAAAGATGGATCAGGCAGATCGTGAAAGACCTGGCAAAACGCCTCCCAGATCGCAGTTTGGTGCTTCAGGCGATCCGTAACGATTTCTTCGGAGAGCATGTGACGGTAGCTGGCTTGCTTACTGCACAGGACATCATCCAGCAGATAAATCCCAAACCAAACTCCACGATTGTATTGCCATCCTGCATCTTCAATCATGAGGGATATACTTTGGACGGCAAGACGATAGCGGATCTGCAGCGAGCCCTCGGCAGCAAAATCCTGGTCGTCGATCCCCTTTGGGACAATTGGCAGCGTTATAACTAA
- the ribE gene encoding 6,7-dimethyl-8-ribityllumazine synthase, with protein MRTIQGNLVSKGYRFSIVVSRFNEAISSKLLEGALDCLRRSEVREDDITVIWVPGAFEIPLLAQKAAEDPHTDAVICLGAVIRGGTPHFEYVSSEVSKGVAQVALHSGKPVIFGVLTTDSVDQAIERAGTKSGNKGFSAALSAVEMVSLLREMQNGPAS; from the coding sequence ATGCGTACAATACAAGGAAATCTGGTTTCCAAAGGCTATCGCTTTAGCATTGTAGTAAGCAGGTTCAATGAGGCTATCAGCAGTAAACTGCTGGAAGGAGCTCTTGACTGTCTGCGCCGTAGTGAAGTGCGTGAAGATGACATCACGGTGATCTGGGTTCCCGGAGCTTTCGAGATTCCTCTACTGGCTCAAAAAGCCGCCGAAGATCCCCATACAGATGCGGTTATCTGCCTTGGCGCGGTGATTCGTGGTGGTACACCCCATTTTGAGTATGTGTCTTCCGAAGTTAGCAAAGGTGTGGCGCAGGTGGCTTTACACAGCGGTAAACCGGTGATATTCGGAGTTCTAACCACAGACAGCGTGGATCAGGCCATTGAACGTGCCGGCACAAAATCCGGAAACAAAGGCTTTAGCGCGGCGCTGAGTGCAGTGGAGATGGTTAGCTTGTTGAGGGAGATGCAAAATGGGCCAGCGTCGTAA
- the nusB gene encoding transcription antitermination factor NusB encodes MGQRRKAREFAVQCIYALDFADVAADFREYGFLNEYPEVLRQLTSAENISPSSPLYAFADELVKNTIINIEDIEAEIDKYTEHWSLESIAHLDKSILLVAVYELMFTDTPAPVIINESIEIAKKFCSEHTGKFINGILDAINKGIPHSIPGRQLPT; translated from the coding sequence ATGGGCCAGCGTCGTAAAGCGCGCGAATTTGCCGTTCAGTGCATATACGCACTGGATTTTGCCGATGTTGCAGCCGATTTTCGGGAATATGGCTTTCTGAACGAGTATCCTGAAGTGCTGCGGCAATTGACTTCAGCTGAAAACATCAGCCCCAGCTCGCCCTTATATGCTTTTGCGGATGAATTGGTAAAGAACACTATTATCAACATCGAAGACATCGAAGCTGAAATCGATAAATACACCGAACATTGGTCTCTGGAATCTATCGCACATTTGGATAAAAGCATCCTGCTTGTGGCGGTGTATGAACTGATGTTTACTGATACTCCTGCTCCGGTTATCATCAATGAAAGCATTGAGATAGCCAAGAAGTTCTGTAGTGAACACACCGGTAAGTTCATCAACGGAATCCTGGATGCCATCAACAAAGGGATACCTCATAGTATTCCGGGAAGGCAATTGCCCACCTGA
- a CDS encoding glycosyltransferase family 2 protein → MKISCSIGVFAHNEEANILHLLKALHQQKLNQAEIKEIIVVSSASTDKTDDLVRQYALNHSDVTLYTQPKREGKSNAINLFIEHSSEPILVVISGDVIPAEHTIELLVSAFDDPDVGASGGRPMPINSDRNFIGYCVNLLWRMHHRMALISPKLGEMIAFRRLMKSIPRESAVDEASIEAIVKQHGLHLRYIPQAEIINKGPETFRDFVKQRRRIQNGHLWLMKHQNYQVISQDKATLFTILKEEMAERPTEILRLAGAVILEVFCRLLGSWDFYIKGKNPFAWDISTSTKKLKA, encoded by the coding sequence ATGAAGATTAGCTGCAGTATCGGCGTTTTCGCCCACAATGAAGAAGCAAATATCCTGCATTTGCTTAAGGCTCTTCATCAGCAAAAGCTGAATCAGGCAGAGATAAAGGAGATTATCGTAGTCTCCAGCGCCAGCACGGATAAAACCGACGATCTGGTAAGGCAATATGCTTTGAATCACTCTGATGTCACACTATACACACAGCCAAAACGGGAAGGTAAATCCAATGCCATTAATCTGTTCATAGAGCACTCTTCCGAACCGATTCTCGTGGTGATCTCCGGAGATGTGATCCCCGCCGAACACACGATTGAGCTCCTGGTTAGTGCGTTTGACGATCCTGATGTGGGGGCAAGCGGTGGCAGACCGATGCCCATCAATAGCGACCGCAACTTTATTGGTTACTGCGTAAACCTGCTCTGGCGGATGCATCACAGAATGGCGCTGATCTCACCCAAACTTGGTGAAATGATAGCTTTCCGTAGGTTGATGAAAAGTATCCCACGGGAATCTGCGGTTGATGAAGCCAGCATTGAAGCCATCGTGAAGCAGCATGGCCTGCACTTGCGCTATATTCCTCAAGCTGAGATCATCAACAAGGGTCCTGAGACCTTCAGGGATTTTGTAAAACAACGCCGTCGCATTCAAAACGGACATTTATGGCTAATGAAGCATCAGAATTATCAAGTGATATCCCAGGACAAAGCTACCTTGTTTACCATCCTGAAAGAGGAAATGGCGGAAAGACCCACAGAAATACTCAGACTGGCAGGAGCAGTAATTTTGGAAGTGTTTTGCCGTCTCTTGGGTTCTTGGGATTTTTATATCAAAGGCAAAAATCCCTTTGCCTGGGATATCTCAACCAGCACAAAGAAGCTAAAAGCATAA
- a CDS encoding radical SAM protein, with translation MIFIMIRIIGYWLMKHLGFPRILPMNYTVSLLYSCNSRCSTCRIWKKKADNLSPEEYAKIFRSVGRSPYWITFSGGEPFLRRDIVEVVTTIYKVSRPRIINIPTNGLLVSTIVEKVEAIARACPKAQIIINVSIDGIEAQHDDIRNVPGNYKKAISTFSKLKGLNLPNLQVGIHTVISRYNVENFYSIANELMRLQPDSYITEIAEERVELDTIGLDITPGKVAYKSAIDYLIHRIKNEKYRGMSKITMAFRIEYYNFVKAIMRDEKQIIPCYSGIASCQISPDGDVWSCCVKAKSLGNLREAKYKFPKVWYGQKARKDRLSIHRKECWCPLANASYTNMLMDIPTLLRVSYRSFIHWWS, from the coding sequence ATGATATTTATAATGATTCGCATCATCGGATACTGGCTAATGAAGCATCTTGGCTTCCCCCGTATTCTGCCTATGAACTACACTGTGAGCCTGCTTTATTCCTGCAATTCACGTTGCAGCACCTGCAGGATTTGGAAGAAAAAGGCAGATAACCTAAGTCCTGAGGAGTATGCGAAGATTTTCCGCAGTGTGGGCAGAAGCCCATATTGGATTACATTCAGTGGAGGAGAACCCTTCCTGCGTCGGGACATAGTGGAGGTGGTTACCACCATTTACAAAGTCTCCCGGCCCCGCATTATCAACATCCCTACCAATGGTCTTCTGGTGAGTACGATCGTTGAAAAAGTAGAAGCAATTGCCCGGGCTTGCCCCAAAGCTCAGATCATCATAAATGTATCGATCGACGGCATTGAGGCTCAACACGATGATATCCGCAACGTTCCCGGGAATTACAAGAAAGCTATATCGACCTTCAGTAAACTTAAAGGCCTCAATCTGCCAAATCTACAGGTCGGGATTCACACAGTGATATCCCGCTACAATGTGGAGAACTTCTATTCCATCGCCAACGAACTGATGCGTTTGCAACCGGATAGCTATATCACCGAGATTGCCGAAGAACGGGTGGAACTGGATACCATTGGCTTGGACATCACACCCGGCAAAGTTGCATACAAATCTGCTATAGACTACCTGATCCACCGCATCAAAAACGAGAAATACCGTGGTATGAGTAAGATTACCATGGCATTCCGCATCGAATACTACAATTTCGTAAAGGCTATCATGCGGGATGAAAAACAGATTATTCCCTGTTACTCGGGAATAGCTTCGTGTCAGATATCTCCGGATGGCGATGTCTGGAGCTGTTGCGTGAAAGCAAAGTCTCTGGGCAACCTGCGAGAAGCAAAGTACAAATTTCCCAAAGTGTGGTATGGCCAAAAAGCCAGAAAAGACAGGCTCAGCATCCATCGCAAGGAATGCTGGTGTCCCCTGGCAAATGCCTCTTACACAAATATGTTGATGGATATCCCCACATTGCTGCGGGTAAGCTACCGCAGTTTCATTCATTGGTGGAGTTGA
- a CDS encoding DUF4159 domain-containing protein encodes MHSFPHHTTARFALIILIMAISSYILAVVESPIKTSFARLQYDGGGDWYNDPEVLPNLTRFVNKHLHSNIPIDQNIVKADDTKLFDYPFVYLTGHGNIRFSDIEIANLRSWMLRGGFLYADDDYGMDSAFRREIKRVFPERELIELDASHPLFNSYFDFSGGLPKIHEHDDNPPQAFAMFDDYGRMMMLYTYETNISDGWADPDTHGDPDDLREIALSFGLNIIHYIMVK; translated from the coding sequence ATGCATTCTTTTCCCCACCATACAACCGCCAGATTTGCGTTGATTATACTTATTATGGCTATCTCCAGCTATATCCTGGCTGTGGTGGAGAGTCCCATCAAGACAAGCTTTGCCCGTCTGCAGTATGATGGGGGGGGAGATTGGTACAACGATCCTGAAGTGCTGCCAAATCTCACCAGATTTGTAAATAAGCATCTTCACTCCAACATACCCATCGACCAAAACATTGTGAAAGCCGACGATACCAAGCTCTTTGACTATCCTTTTGTGTACCTCACCGGTCACGGAAACATCCGTTTCAGCGATATAGAGATAGCAAACCTGAGAAGCTGGATGCTGCGCGGAGGTTTTCTATATGCTGATGATGATTATGGTATGGACAGCGCATTCCGCCGGGAGATTAAACGCGTCTTTCCCGAACGTGAGCTTATTGAACTGGATGCGAGCCATCCCCTTTTCAATTCCTATTTCGATTTTTCTGGTGGATTACCGAAGATTCACGAACACGATGATAATCCACCGCAAGCTTTTGCCATGTTCGACGATTACGGACGCATGATGATGCTTTACACTTATGAAACCAATATCAGCGATGGCTGGGCGGATCCCGATACTCATGGCGATCCCGATGATTTACGGGAAATAGCACTCAGCTTTGGCTTGAACATAATCCACTACATCATGGTAAAGTGA
- a CDS encoding UDP-2,3-diacylglucosamine diphosphatase: MNICVISDLHFKFTPPTVDDVENSRIVLDFLDQAQGKYDLLVLNGDVFDLWYDWKYCIIKQYFPILVKLYELSCSGCRIVQISGNHDFWFADFLPEYLNVELVDESFSLESDGKKIHICHGDTHTVNDMRYKLFRRVIRLPLMKRMFGWLHPDLALGLGSRLSRSSRARKDPVSLRKLKNFGLESYAKELILLKKADYVVMGHSHDPLFKEIDGGYYVNSGDWIKHHSFVEIISGKIELKQFNMIKGD, encoded by the coding sequence ATGAATATCTGCGTGATCTCAGATCTCCATTTCAAATTCACACCTCCCACTGTTGATGATGTGGAAAACAGCCGTATAGTGCTGGATTTTCTGGATCAAGCCCAGGGTAAATACGATTTATTGGTATTAAACGGAGATGTCTTTGACCTTTGGTACGATTGGAAGTACTGCATCATCAAACAGTATTTTCCGATATTGGTAAAGCTTTACGAACTCTCCTGCTCCGGTTGCCGCATAGTTCAGATTAGCGGAAATCACGATTTTTGGTTTGCCGATTTTCTGCCTGAGTATCTGAATGTGGAATTGGTGGATGAATCATTTTCTTTGGAAAGTGACGGTAAAAAGATCCACATCTGTCATGGTGATACTCATACTGTGAATGATATGCGTTACAAGCTCTTCCGCCGCGTGATCAGATTACCTTTGATGAAGCGGATGTTTGGCTGGCTGCACCCTGATCTTGCCTTGGGATTGGGCAGTAGATTGTCCCGCAGCAGCAGAGCGCGCAAGGATCCCGTCTCCTTGCGGAAACTGAAAAACTTCGGTTTGGAAAGCTACGCAAAAGAGCTGATCCTGCTTAAAAAGGCGGACTATGTGGTGATGGGGCACAGCCACGACCCTCTCTTTAAGGAGATCGATGGCGGATACTACGTAAACAGCGGAGACTGGATCAAACACCACAGTTTTGTGGAGATCATCTCCGGCAAGATAGAACTAAAGCAGTTTAATATGATAAAAGGAGACTAA